In Candidatus Thermoplasmatota archaeon, the genomic stretch ACTCGGGCGGGCGGGCCGCGACCCCTCGCGACGGCGTGTCGGGGACGCCCTCGCGCAGGCCCACGCCGGTCGTCGCTCCACAACGGCTATGAGCCCGCGACGGCCGCGCACCGCGCGTGTCCCCGTCACGCAGGATCCTCATCGCGGTCGCGGTCATGGTTGTCGCCTCCTCCGTCGCGGTCGTGCTCCTCGCGAGCACGTCCACGGCGAGATGTACGGAGTCGCTGGATATCGAGGTCGACCACGACAACGCGGTCGTGACGCTCTCGTGGCCCCCCGTCCCGGGCGCGGGATCGTATCACGTGCAGCGCATCCTGGACGGCGGGACGCCCGAAACCGTCGCGCTCCTTCCCGGAACGGTCACGTCGTACGTCGACGACCCGGCGCCCGAGGGCGTCCTGACCTACCGCGTCGCGGCCGACGGCACGCCCTCGGACCTCTGCCCCGCGCAGGAGGTGCACATCGGCGGCGATCCCGGGCCGACGCCTGGACCGCAGTGCGTCGAGAACCTTGCGGCGACGGCGCTTCCCGGGGGATCGATCCGTCTCACCTGGACGCCGGTCGCGGGCGCGACGTCGTACGACGTGCTGCGCGCGACGGGTAGCGGGACTCTTGCGCCGTTCGCCGTCGTCGCGGGGGACACGGCGGAGTTCACGGACCTCACGACGTCCGCGGGCGATGTCGTCCGCTACGCGGTCTCCGCGAACGGCCTGCCCGGCGGGCCTTGCGAGGCGGTCACGATCACGGCGATCCCCGTGTTCACGGACGCGCTCGTGGGCGTCCTCGCGCTCGCGGCGCTCATGGGCGCGTACGTGGTGATGCGGCGCCGATGAGAGCGCGGTTCGCGGCGTTCGCGGGTCTTGCGCTCCTCGGCCAGGGGCTCATCATCCTCGCGCGCCTCAACGACCACGAGGCGGGCCTCGCGGGCGGCGCCCTCGCGTCGCTTGCGGGCCTCGCGCTCCTCGCGCTTGCGTGGCGCATGGGCCGGACGCCGGATGCGCCCGAGCCGGCAGCTTCTCGCCGCGCTTCTCGCCTTGCCCTCGGGGTGGGCCTCGCCGCGGCGGGCGGCGTGGTCCTCCGCGAGGCGATGACGGGAAGCGGCCTTTCGGCGCCTGAGTGGGCGATCCTCGCGTACGGCCTTGCGCTCGTCGGCCTCGCGCCGTTCGTCGCGCGCCGCGTCGCGGGCGTCCCGGTGGCAACCGTCGTCGCGGGGAGCTACGCGCTCCTTCTCGCGCCGCTCGGCCTCTACGCGCTCCACGCGCTCGGCGAACGGGATCTCGCGTGGGCTCCCCTCGGGCTCTACGTCAAGCACCTCCTCGTCGCGCCGCTCGGATGGTCGCTCGCGCTCCTCGGGCACGACGTCGCCTGGACCGGGGAGACGATCCGGGTCGCGACGGCTCGAGGCCCGCTCTTTCTCACGGTCGGCGTCGCGTGCGCTGGGCTCTACGCCGGCGCGCTCTTCACGGGTGTGTTCCTCCATTTCGCCGCGTCGGCCAAGGCCTCGGCCCCGCGCCTTGCGGGATACCTCGCGCTGGGCCTCCTTGGTCTCCACGTCGCGAACGTGCTGCGCCTCGTCCTCCTCGCGCTCGTCGGCGCCGACCGCGGCGGTAACGCCCTCGCGTTCGCACACCGTCACGCAGGTTGGGTGTTCTTCCTGGCGTGGGGCATCCTGTTCTGGTGGCTCATCCTCCGCCGGTTCGAGGCTCGCCGCCCGGCCCCGTCCGGATGAGCCGGTCCATCTCCTCGGGCGGCGTCGCGCGGGCCGCTTCGAGAACGCGCTCCATGATCTCGTCGAGCTTCGCGCCCGTGATGCCGAGTTGGCGCAACGCCGTGTAGCTGTCGCGCAGGCGGCTCGCGTGCGTGATGCGTCCGTCGTCGTCGAGCCGCGCGAAGAAGGCGGCGGGGATCTCGACCGTCTTTCCGGCGACGGGCAGGCGTTCGCCTGCGAATTCGTAGTCGCGATCGAATGTCGCCTTGAGCTTCACGAGCGCGCCCAGCTCATGCCCGTTTTGCACCACGTAATCGGTTTTGATATTGATGTCACGGATCGTCGGCATCAGCTTCTCGAACATCCGCCGCATCGTGTCCTTGCCCCGCATGGCGATCGGCACGTTCTCCGCCTGGACCTCGGCGTCGTCGGCGAAGTGGTCGAGAAAGCGCTCCGTATCCTTGCGTTCGATCGCCTCGATCCATCCATCCACGTCGAAGGTCGGCATACGCGCGTGTCGCGGGCGCGCGGGTTTGGATCCTACGGCCGGACGACCGACTCGAGCATCTCGCGCCAGCGCTCGAGGTAGAGGAAATGCCCTTCCTCCGCGTAGACGTGCAGCGTGCAGCGGGGGATGAGCGCGCCGAAGGTCGTCGCCCACCCGATCGGGACGATGCTGTCGGCGTCCCCGTGCCACCACGTCACCTCGTGCTCGATGTCCATCGGCCCGAAGCCCCAGGGTCGCGAGAGGACCAGGGCATCCTCGTAGAAGCCGCGCGATCCCTGTTGGAACGTCTCGCGGGTGCCCGCGTCGATCATCGCCTTCATCACCGGGCTTTCGAGGATCCATCGGTCGCGCGGCGGAAGCCGCAGGAGGAACCGGTCGAACGCGCGCATGGACTTGTGGATGGCGCGCGCGCTCTCGAGCCAGGCGATCGCGCGGACGACCCAAGGCGCGTTCGCGCTCACGTAGGCGATCCGGCGCCAATGGGCGTCGAGGTGATCGAGGGCGACGGGCCCCGCAAGCGGCGCTCCGCCGCTCGCGATGCCGATCCGGGTTACGCGTCCCGGCGTCTCGACGGCGCATGCGAGGGCGTGGGGCCCGCCGCCGGAGTGCGCGAGGATCCCATAGCGTTCGATCCCGAGCGCGTCCGCGACGGCCGCCACGTCGCGCGCCCAGCTCCTGAGGCGGCGCCCGCGCTCGATGTCCGAGCCGCCGATGCCCGGCCGGTCGACCGCGATGACGCGCGCGCCCGCGGCGTCCGCGAGCCGCCCGTCCGGGTGCGCCGCCGAGCGCGAGGCGCCGAGGCCGTGGAAGAAGAACACGGGCCATCCCTCGGGGTCGCCCCATTCGGCGTACGCGACCTCGCGGTCGGGCGCGACGCGGGCCCGCCCCGTCCGGAAGGGGCCGGTCGCTGAGGGGACGTACACCACGCGCGCGAAACGTGCTCGCCGCGTGAATATGTTGCGCGCGGGTTCGAAACGCTCTTATCGTCGTCAAAGGTCCTTACCATTCGCCTCATGGGGGCCCGACGCCTCGTGGGCGCGGAGGCACCCGATGGCGAATGGAATGAGATCGGCCCTCCTCATCGCGCTTGTCGCCCTCGGCGCGGCGATGGCGGGCTGCGCCGCCCCGCCGCCCGTCGACATCCTCGGATCAAGCGCCGATGTCGCGATCCACCTACCCGATGACGTGCGCATCGTCGTGCACCGCGGGGTTCCGTCGCCGCCGACCTTCGTGAACATCTCGATCGAGAACGGAGGCCGGGACTTCGGGCGCTTCAACCTCTGGGCGAACGAATCGACGGGCCACATCACGTTCCCTGTCCGATCGATCTTCCCGGTTCTTCTCGTCCCTCCGGGGACCCACGCTCCGGCGTCCATGTTCATCGGGGCCGGTCTCGACGCTCCCCTCGGCCTCTACACGATCCGGATCGAAGCGGTCTCGGACGACGGCAAGATCCGTCTCGCGCGCGACCTCCCTGTCCGGGTCGAGCCCGGCCTCGACGACGAGCTCGCGGTCGGCGCCTTGCGCCTCGAGGCCTCGCACGACGGATCTACCGTCCCCGCGGGAAGCCTCGTCGACATCCCGGTCGAGTTGACGATCGAAGGGTCGTGGTCCCGCTGGGTCGCGCTCTTCGTGGAGGGCCCCCACGGCACGGTCGCCCCGAAGCGCGTCGTCGTCGAGCCGGGGACCCCGACGCGCGCCATGTTCCCCGTGCGTCTTGCCCGCGCCGCGCCCGAAGGCGCCCTCGACGTGACGATCCGAGCGGAGACCGAGGCCGGGATCGGGCTCATCGCCCGCGACACGGCGCGCCTCGCGGTCGGTCCTCCCGATCCGTTCAGCGCGGATTTTTCGGCCCTCGGGAACGTGACGGCGAAAGGCTCGCCCGAGCGCATCGCCCTCATCCCGGGATCGGAAGGCAGCATCCTCGTCACCGTGCGCAACACGGGCGGCGACGCCCTCTCGGTGACCCTTGCGGCGTCCGCCGACGTGCCCCTCGCCCTTGACGACCACCAGCGTCATCTCCTGCCCGGGGAAGCCTTCGCGGTCGCGATGACCGTCGGCCCGGTCCCCCTCGACGCGACCGTCGGCCTCGAGGTCCCCCTCTACGTGGAGGTCGGCCTCCCGGGCGGCGGACGCGATCCGCAGGTCTTCCCCGTCGCGACCCTCGTCGTCCACGACCCCGACACGCCCCTTCCGGACGACACGCTCCGAGCCTCGGTCGACGGCCCCGCTTCCCCCTTCGAGGACCCCGTCGTGGTCGCGGGCGCGGCCGTGGGCGGCGTCGGTCTCGTCGGGTGGCTCGCGATCCTCCTCCGGCGCGACGCCTGGCGCTACCTGTTCATGGCGCCGTTCGCGGGCCTGTATACGCGTCTCGCGCGGAAGGAGGTGCTCGACCACGCGACGCGGGACCGCATCCACGCGGCGATCGTCGCGCGCCCGGGCGTCCATTATTCGCAGCTTCTCGGCGACATGGGGCTTCCCGCGGGCGTCCTGATCCACCACTTGCGCACGCTCGAGCGGCACGCGTACGTCCGCAGCCGCCGCGAGGGCCCGTACCGCCGGTTCTACCCCGCGGGCGCGCGGCTCCCCGCGGTCGAGGCCGACCCCATGACGCCGATGCAGCGTCGCGTCCTCGACATCCTCGAAGCCTCGGGGCCCCTGACCCAGGCGCAGCTCGGCGAGCGGCTCGGCATGACGAAGCAGGGCGTGAGCTACCACTTGAAGGGCCTCGCGCGCCGAGGCGAGGTCGTCGCGGAGGACGGGCCCGGAGCGCTCGCGTGGCGCCGCATCGCGAAGGTCGTACCCGTCGATCACCAGAGACCGTAGGTCGTCGCGAGCGCGGCCGTGGTCACGAACGCGAGCGCCAGATTCAGGGGCGCGCCGACGCGGAAGAAGTCGCTGAACTTGTAGTCGCCCGGGCCGTAGACCATCGTGTTCGTCTGATAGCCGACGGGCGTCATGAAGCTCGTCGAGGCCGCGAACGCCACCGCGAGGACGAAGGGCGTGGGATCGAGGCCCAGGCCGAAGGCGGCGGTCACGGTCACGGGAACCATGAGCACGACGGTTCCGTTGTTCGAAAGGACCTCCGTGAGGAGGGCCGTCGTCGCATAGGTCGCGAAGAGCAAAATCCAGGGCGGCAGGTGTCCCGCGAGGCCCGTGAAGGCGCCCGCGAGCATGGCGGCGCCGCCCGTCTTCACGATGGCGGTGCCGAGCGGAACGAGACCCGCGAGCAGCACGATGACGTCCCACCGGACCGCGCGGTAGAACTCGCGCATGTCGAGGATGCCGACGAGGACCACGAGCACCGCTCCGGCGAGCGCGGTGACGACGATCGGGAGGATGTTCAGCGCCGCGAGGCCGACGACGCCCGCGAAGATCGCGACGACGTGCAGGATCCGGTCTCGTCGCGGCTCGATCACGGGCACCTCCTGAACGAGGATGAGATCGGGATTGTCTCGCAGCTCCTCGAGCCGCTCCTTGCGCGTCAGGACGAGCAGCGTGTCGCCGGCTTCCACCTCGGGCTTGAGCCAGATGGGCACCATGCGCTCCTTGCGGTGGATGCCGATGACGTGGGCGTCCATGTACGCGAGACGCGCGAGATCGCGCTCCTGGCCCACGTAGGACGATCCGGGCGCGACGACGATTTCCACCACGACGCGGTCCTCGTCGACCTCGAGGCCCGGATGGCGGCGCTGGCCGAGCGGAACGAACGCGCCGCCCGCTTCCGCGTGCAGAAGCCGGTCGGGAACGCCTTCGACCTCGACGATGTCGTCGGGCTCGAGCGTCGCCTCGTTGGGCGCGAGGCGGTGTCCCTTGCGCCTCACCTCCTGCACCTCGCCGCCGAGGCGCAACGTCGCGTCCTTGCCCGAGGCGAGGAGGCCGACGACGCTCGATCCGGCCTTGACGACGATCTTCGCCCGGAACTTCGGGGCGAAGGACTCCGCCGTTTCGCCGCGATGCGGCAGGAGCCGCGGTCCAATGACGACGAGATAAAAGATGCCCACGGCGGCGACGACGAGACCGACGGGCGTGAACTCGAACATCTCGAGCGGTCGGTGGCCGGAGGCCATGCTGATCTCGGAGGCGAGGATGTTCGTGCTCGTGCCGATGAGGGTGAGGACGCCGCCCATCTGCGACGCGTAGGACAGCGGGATGAGGAACCGGCTCGGCGCCCGCTTCGCCTCGGCCGCGAGGGCGACGACGAGCGGGATCATGATCGCGACCGCCGCCGTGTTGTTCATGAAGGCGGAGATGGGGGCGACGATGAGGGCGATGACGACGATCATGCGCGCTTCCCGGCCAGCGCCGAGGCTGTGGAGCCGGTTCGAGAGCAGCGTGACCACGCCGGTGCGGACGACGGCGGCGCTCAGCACGAACATCGCGAGGACCGTGAGCGTGGCCGTGCTCGCGAACCCGGAGATGGCCTCCTGGGCCGTGAGGACGCCGGAGGCGGCGAGCGCGATGAGGACGAGGAGCGCGACGACGTCGGGCGTCACCCATTCGGTGACGAAGAGGAAGATGGCGCCGGTCGCGATGGCCGCGACGATGAGGACGGGATCCAACGCTGCGGCGAACGGCGCCATCCGGCTTGAGCCTGCTTGATCACGCCCGGTCGAGCGCCGCGAGGGCGCGCTCGGCCGCGACGCCATAGGCGACGTGCGCCGCGAGGCCGCGCGCGTGGGCTTGCCAGGGATACGCGCCGGGGGGCTTGGCCCATCCGAGGGCGGG encodes the following:
- a CDS encoding archaeosortase/exosortase family protein; this encodes MRARFAAFAGLALLGQGLIILARLNDHEAGLAGGALASLAGLALLALAWRMGRTPDAPEPAASRRASRLALGVGLAAAGGVVLREAMTGSGLSAPEWAILAYGLALVGLAPFVARRVAGVPVATVVAGSYALLLAPLGLYALHALGERDLAWAPLGLYVKHLLVAPLGWSLALLGHDVAWTGETIRVATARGPLFLTVGVACAGLYAGALFTGVFLHFAASAKASAPRLAGYLALGLLGLHVANVLRLVLLALVGADRGGNALAFAHRHAGWVFFLAWGILFWWLILRRFEARRPAPSG
- a CDS encoding nuclear transport factor 2 family protein, with the translated sequence MPTFDVDGWIEAIERKDTERFLDHFADDAEVQAENVPIAMRGKDTMRRMFEKLMPTIRDINIKTDYVVQNGHELGALVKLKATFDRDYEFAGERLPVAGKTVEIPAAFFARLDDDGRITHASRLRDSYTALRQLGITGAKLDEIMERVLEAARATPPEEMDRLIRTGPGGEPRTGGG
- a CDS encoding alpha/beta hydrolase, translated to MYVPSATGPFRTGRARVAPDREVAYAEWGDPEGWPVFFFHGLGASRSAAHPDGRLADAAGARVIAVDRPGIGGSDIERGRRLRSWARDVAAVADALGIERYGILAHSGGGPHALACAVETPGRVTRIGIASGGAPLAGPVALDHLDAHWRRIAYVSANAPWVVRAIAWLESARAIHKSMRAFDRFLLRLPPRDRWILESPVMKAMIDAGTRETFQQGSRGFYEDALVLSRPWGFGPMDIEHEVTWWHGDADSIVPIGWATTFGALIPRCTLHVYAEEGHFLYLERWREMLESVVRP
- a CDS encoding MarR family transcriptional regulator; amino-acid sequence: MRSALLIALVALGAAMAGCAAPPPVDILGSSADVAIHLPDDVRIVVHRGVPSPPTFVNISIENGGRDFGRFNLWANESTGHITFPVRSIFPVLLVPPGTHAPASMFIGAGLDAPLGLYTIRIEAVSDDGKIRLARDLPVRVEPGLDDELAVGALRLEASHDGSTVPAGSLVDIPVELTIEGSWSRWVALFVEGPHGTVAPKRVVVEPGTPTRAMFPVRLARAAPEGALDVTIRAETEAGIGLIARDTARLAVGPPDPFSADFSALGNVTAKGSPERIALIPGSEGSILVTVRNTGGDALSVTLAASADVPLALDDHQRHLLPGEAFAVAMTVGPVPLDATVGLEVPLYVEVGLPGGGRDPQVFPVATLVVHDPDTPLPDDTLRASVDGPASPFEDPVVVAGAAVGGVGLVGWLAILLRRDAWRYLFMAPFAGLYTRLARKEVLDHATRDRIHAAIVARPGVHYSQLLGDMGLPAGVLIHHLRTLERHAYVRSRREGPYRRFYPAGARLPAVEADPMTPMQRRVLDILEASGPLTQAQLGERLGMTKQGVSYHLKGLARRGEVVAEDGPGALAWRRIAKVVPVDHQRP
- a CDS encoding SLC13 family permease yields the protein MDPVLIVAAIATGAIFLFVTEWVTPDVVALLVLIALAASGVLTAQEAISGFASTATLTVLAMFVLSAAVVRTGVVTLLSNRLHSLGAGREARMIVVIALIVAPISAFMNNTAAVAIMIPLVVALAAEAKRAPSRFLIPLSYASQMGGVLTLIGTSTNILASEISMASGHRPLEMFEFTPVGLVVAAVGIFYLVVIGPRLLPHRGETAESFAPKFRAKIVVKAGSSVVGLLASGKDATLRLGGEVQEVRRKGHRLAPNEATLEPDDIVEVEGVPDRLLHAEAGGAFVPLGQRRHPGLEVDEDRVVVEIVVAPGSSYVGQERDLARLAYMDAHVIGIHRKERMVPIWLKPEVEAGDTLLVLTRKERLEELRDNPDLILVQEVPVIEPRRDRILHVVAIFAGVVGLAALNILPIVVTALAGAVLVVLVGILDMREFYRAVRWDVIVLLAGLVPLGTAIVKTGGAAMLAGAFTGLAGHLPPWILLFATYATTALLTEVLSNNGTVVLMVPVTVTAAFGLGLDPTPFVLAVAFAASTSFMTPVGYQTNTMVYGPGDYKFSDFFRVGAPLNLALAFVTTAALATTYGLW